A single Ktedonobacteraceae bacterium DNA region contains:
- a CDS encoding DUF6585 family protein, giving the protein MISIKGKQVQAIRWDQVRGVQKIYATGTSNSPQQYLLYPPGDEEPVVLDRITSGFWILGKQIEREVTQYLLPKALATYKAGETLNFGALNVNSQGLSLKETPKNLPWEKLGYIGEYRGYLVIKERGTLSTWKNIDVADIINLCVLLPLIKKVKYESNMSEHSQRSWSYPVLTNQDAQQSEWQEYELQ; this is encoded by the coding sequence ATAATCTCCATCAAGGGGAAACAGGTACAGGCCATCCGCTGGGACCAGGTTAGAGGCGTGCAAAAAATCTACGCTACAGGAACTTCTAACTCTCCACAGCAGTATCTACTTTACCCACCAGGAGATGAAGAGCCGGTGGTGCTCGACCGCATAACAAGCGGGTTCTGGATACTTGGCAAACAGATCGAGAGAGAAGTGACCCAATACCTGCTCCCTAAAGCCCTTGCGACGTATAAAGCAGGTGAGACGCTTAACTTTGGTGCGCTCAATGTAAACTCGCAAGGACTTAGCCTGAAAGAAACGCCGAAGAACCTTCCCTGGGAAAAACTCGGCTATATTGGCGAGTATAGGGGCTATCTTGTCATTAAGGAGAGAGGAACCTTATCGACATGGAAGAATATCGACGTGGCGGACATTATTAACCTGTGCGTCCTGCTTCCACTTATTAAGAAGGTCAAGTACGAGAGCAATATGAGCGAACATAGTCAACGGTCCTGGAGCTATCCAGTATTGACGAATCAGGACGCACAACAATCCGAATGGCAGGAGTATGAATTGCAGTAA